A region from the Linepithema humile isolate Giens D197 chromosome 1, Lhum_UNIL_v1.0, whole genome shotgun sequence genome encodes:
- the sun gene encoding protein stunted isoform X2 → MSAWRQAGLNYINYSQIAARLVRQALKADLRAEAAKRDEVNVKFTQWKDGKPIKST, encoded by the exons ATGTCAGCGTGGAGACAAGCAGGATTGAA TTACATCAACTACTCTCAGATCGCAGCCAGGTTAGTCAGGCAAGCTTTAAAAGCTGACTTAAGAGCAGAGGCGGCCAAACGTGATGAAGTCAATGTGAAATTTACTCAGTGGAAGGATGGAAAACCTATTA
- the sun gene encoding protein stunted isoform X1 — protein sequence MSAWRQAGLNYINYSQIAARLVRQALKADLRAEAAKRDEVNVKFTQWKDGKPITEKI from the exons ATGTCAGCGTGGAGACAAGCAGGATTGAA TTACATCAACTACTCTCAGATCGCAGCCAGGTTAGTCAGGCAAGCTTTAAAAGCTGACTTAAGAGCAGAGGCGGCCAAACGTGATGAAGTCAATGTGAAATTTACTCAGTGGAAGGATGGAAAACCTATTA